The genomic window CGGTGCGCTCGCGCCCTGCTGCCCCTATCGGTCGGTTGGATGGGTGGCTTTGTTTCCATTCCAAGGTGGCGGACAATTGACTTTTCTtgacaattttttaaaaaagacctGCTTTCTTGATTTGCCGTTACTGAAAACATCCAACTTTTCATCCGCAGCGTGTCGGAGCTGCTGGACCTGTACGAGGAGGACCCGGAGGAGATCCTGCTCAATTTGGGATTCGGGAGGGACGAGCCCGACATGTCCTCCAAGATCCCCTCGCGCTTCTTCAACAAGTCGTCGGCGGCGCGCGGCATCGACATCAAGGTTGTAGCGCCCGATCCAAACGAGCTAACGTAGCGTAGCCTGATTTTGTACGGCTGGATGCGACGATGTGTGCTCGCTCGCAGGTCTACCTGGGAGCTCAGCTCCAGCGGATGGAGGTGGAGAACCCCAACTACGCTCTGACAAGTCAGTGCTCGCTCACCACAGTCGCTGGGCTTGTTTCACTCTGTGGCTTAGCATTAGCTTGGGCGTCCGTTCGGGATTGATTCCGGTTGCCGGATCGGCAGCACCCGCACACCACAAAGATGTGTttgtgtgcctgcctgcctgcctgcctgcctgcctgcctgcctgcctgcctgcctgcctgcctgcctgccggcctgcctgcctgcctgcctgcctgcctgcctgcctgcctgcctgcatgtgcctgcctgcctgcctgcctgcctgcctgcctgcctgcctgcctgcctgcctgcctgcctgcctgcctgcctgcctgcctgcctgcctgcctgcctgcctgcctgcctgcctgcctgcctgcctgcctgcctgcctgcctgcctgcctgcctgcctgcctgcctgcctgcctgcttgcctgcctgcctgcctgcgtggctgcctgcctgcgtggctgcctgcctgcctgcctgcttccctctctccctcacgctcgctcgatcgctccctccctcgctcgatGGCTCTGTCTCCTCACTATTGTGCTCTCCGCCACACTCACAAAGTCCAAAAGACACACTCACATTGTCATGCGTCACACGCATTCGTGCGCACACAGGCACACGCACGTCCGGCGTGATGTTTCCAAGATGGCCGTCTTTATTTAGACGTGAATGTCTGGGCCGTTAAACACGCTGCTGACAAAGTGGCCCTCTTGTCAAAGGAAGTCGCCGTTTGTCTTCCGGGACATTCTGTTTTCCCGGGATGGGATGCTTGCGTAACGCCAGCCCCGCGCTGGGAACCGACAACGTGTTGTTCTCCGTGCCACGCGAAGCAGCGGAGTCGGACGTGCGCTCCGACCGCTTGCTCGGTCAAGGCAACTGGCCGGCCCGGCGCGCAACACGCACATTTGCTACGCTTCCTTAAATAGGGCGCAGCGGTGCTGGGCTCGCAGCCCGGCGCTAGGCTCGCCCCGGCCCGTTCACTGGCTTTTGGTGGCCCTCCAAGAAAAGACAGAAGCTCTTGATGCTTTGCAGCGCAAGTACATTCTGTTCTTCTATTTTTAAACCCCGTTTTTTTAGCTGCGAGAAAAATGTCCGAGCCTGACGGGCTTTCCGCCGCAGACGTGGAGTTTGAGTCGAATGTCGCTAGCGTTTGATGGCGTGTGTGCGCCCGCGCGCGCGTCCGCCAGGTCGCTTCCGTCAGATTGAGGTGTTGACCACGGTGGCCAATCAGTTCATCCAGCTTTACGGTCACGTGTCCGGTCAGCCCGTCCAGAACGTCGGCGATCAAGGTAACCGCGGCGACAAGGTTTGTTTCTGCTTTCCCTTGGGCGACGGCCTTTTCCCTATTGACTCAGGAGGCGGAGGAGAGGCCGGCAAggagcggtcgccgccgtcgcttTTCCAGAGGAGGAAATCTGCTCTGAACGTGGCCGACCGTCTGAAGAAGAGCCTGAGCAGGCACAACCTGTCGGCGGCCGAGGAAGCGGCGCCCGCCGACGCGCCGGCGCCCACCGCTGACACCGACGAGCACGTGTGCAAGAAGGACAGCCGCTCGCTGGCCACCGTCGCCGAAGAAGGCGACAAGGAACAGCCCGCGAGGTACCGCCGGTGAGCGCGCACACGCGTGGCGGTCGCCGCTCGTGGCCCTTTGCGTCTCCATGCTTGGCCGTCTCCAAAAGAGTAGAAGCCATGTCACAAGCTGCTTTTACCTTCTAGCCTAAACGGCGAGCCCGAGCCTGATCcgacagcggcggcggcggatggGAGCGTGCTTGAGCCGCGGGCCCCCGAGAAGGCGGCGGCGCCCCAGCTCGCTCACTTGCGCACAGAGAACGCCGCCGACTCCTTCGACATGGAGGAGGTACGTCTGGCCTTGTTTTGCACTCTCCTGGttgctttcctcctcctcctcctcctcctcctcctcctcctccttccttcccAAGCCGTGTACATTTGTTTTTCAACTTTACTGTTGTTCTTTGTTTTGCGTTTCTTCTGCCATGGTAAAGCCAGCCGTGTCTCCTCAGATTCAGAGCAACGAAGACGAAGCTCTTCTGGCCAGATCGTCCCGAAGCTCAGGTGAGAACTCGcatttcttcttcctttttcgGCAAGAAGACGGACGGTCCCCGCGTGGCTGTTTGATTTCACTTTCTGGCTTCGGAGGAAATTTCCATTCAGCCGCTGAAGGTCTGGCTTACGTAAGCCAACGGCTGTTAACGGGTGGCGCGGGTCCGCTTGCGCGAGAGCGGCCCCCGGAGGAGGAAGGCGGCACCGCCTCTGCGTTCGTTCAGGCcgcgctcacgcacgccgcTTTTTGCCAGCAGACCTGCTGCGGACGGTGAGCCAGCAGTCGGACAGCAGCGGCTTCGCCGAGGAGACGTCGTCGctggacgccgccgccgccgccaaccTCAAGGTGGACGAGCGACCGGCAAAAACCTGCAGCACGTGTGGATAAATGTGTGAAAAAGGGCCATTTTTCTGAACGGGTTTGTTCAGGTTCAGGAGAGCAGTGACAGCTGCGACAGTGAAACCACGGTGACATCGCACCCCTCGCTGGACGCGGCCACGCCCATCTCTCTCAAACAATTGGCGGTCGACTTGCCCGACGCGCGAGCCGACGAGTCGGAACCCACTCGCGGCGCCGGCCAGGAAAACGCGAATGCCCACCGGGAAGGGGAAGACCAccagccgccgccgctgctgcagtACAAGGCCCACCAGCTCCCCAAGACCCTCGCGGCGGGAGGGGAAGCGCCAGAACCTTCTCAAGAAAAGAACCCGCCCCCATCGGATCTGCTGCACTCAGATCCGCCCGTCTTGAAACCGCCATTCTCAGGACCGCCGACTGTGGAACCACCGACCTCGGAACCGCCGCCCTCTGATCCATTGATCTCGGAACCGTCGCCCTCTGATCCATCGACCTCGGAACCGCCGCACTCTGATCCATCGACCTCGGAGCCGCCACCCTCTGATCCGTTGACCTCGGAACCGCTGCCCTTTGATCCGTTGACCTCGGAACTGCCGCCTTCTAACCCGCCGCCTTCTAATCCGCTGACCTCGGAACCGCCGTCTTCAGATCCACCGCCGTCTTCAGATCCACCGCCCTCCGAACCGTCCTCAGATCTGCCCACCCGGGAAGCATCCTCAGAGCCGCCCACCTCGGAACCGCCGTCTTCAGATCCACCGCCATCTTCAGATCCACCGCCCTCCGAACCGTCCTCAGATCTGCCCACCCGGGAAGCATCCTCAGAGCCGCCCACCTCAGACCCGCCGACTTTGGAAGCGCCGCCGACAAATTCCCCCCGGCATCGGCCATCCCAGGCCGATCCCTTGGGTCCTCAAGCTCCGCCTCCCTCGGGCCATCCTTTCCATCTCCCCGCCTCAGACTCCCCCGTCCTGCGCGCGCTGATGCGCGTCAAGGAGCGTTTGGGCGAGGCGGGTCCGCATTTGAGCCGAAGCCGTCATCGAGGCGGTCTTCCCTTGCAAAGGTCCTCCTCTCTCCCGTCCTCGCTGCTGTCCCCCACCAGGGTGGTGTCGTCGGTGGAGATCCAGTTAGGGCAGCGGGGCCGCCGGGCCTTTTGTAGCCAGCCCCGCTACGCTTTCCGCTACAGCCAGGAGCCCTGCGCCGACTCGCCCACCTGCATCTCCACCCTAGTTATCCCCAAACTTCCCGAGTCCGGCGAGCCACGTGTTCCGGTGCGCTCGCCCCGCTCGCTGAGAAGTGCCAGCCCCCCCACCGAGTGGCCCTGGATCACCCAGAGCGTCCCCGATCTATCCTCCGCTCAGGAGCTGTTTGGACACTACGGGCAGGGCAGGACCCCCGTCCTCTCCCCGAGCCCTAGCCCCAGAGCAGGGAGCCCGTTGTCCGCCCCCCCTGTGGACCAGTCCCTTCTGTACCCCTACGGCAGCCTCCCCAACCTCCTCCAGCAGTCGTTTCCTTTGGGTGGAGCGCCCCACTACGCCAGCCTGTGGAACGTCCCTCTGGGAAGTCCCCCCATTGCGCAGCACCACTACCACACGGCGTACCATTCGCTTCCCCAGAGCCCGCCCTACCCGGGTTACCGGCAGGCTTACCAGCAGCTCAGCCCCTGGTCTCACAGCCTCGGGAACGGCTTTCATCCGGGTCAGAGTCCCCACCCGGCTAGCCCCTACTCGGGTCACGTCGGCCAGAACCGCAGTTCCCACCCCGGAGTTGGCGACAGCCCTCATCTGGCTCATAGTCACGGTCACAACCCCTACCCGGGTGTCGGCCCGGGCCCCTATCCGGGCCATACCGTGGCTCACGGCCCCCACCCTGCTCTCGCCCCGGGTTACGGCTCGCACGCGGGTCATATTCTGGCTCACGACCTCCACCCGGGTCTCGGTCCCGGTTACGGCTCGCACACAGGTCATATTCCAGCTCACGACCTCCACCCGGGTCTCGGTCCCGGTTACGGCTCGCACACGGGTCATATTCCGGCTCGCGACCTCCACCCGGGTCTCGGCGCCGGTTACGGCTTGAACCCGGCTCACAATCTGGCTCACGACCCCCGTCTGGGTCCGGGGTACGGCTTGCGCTCGGGCTCGAGTCCGGCTTCCGGTCAGGTCTTGTCCGGCACGGAGATGGAGCTGAGGAGGGTTCTTCATGACATAAGGGGGACCGTTCACACTCTCAACCAGGTTGGTTGGTGCTCCGATGTGATTGGTCACTTTTTGTGCTCAAGCCCAGGAAAGCGTAGGCTGAATTTCTGCAGCAAGTGTATTTGAAAGTTGGAAAgggatttatttattgatttgttgTGGCGGATTTGTTGGCAAGGCTTGTATTGAGCTTGACTTCCTTTTCCAAGCTTTTCTCTTTTCTCGGCAGCGCGCCGATGCCTCGGATGCGGGTCCCCGAGCTTCCCGTCGACAGGTCAGCGCCCTTCCGCGCCCCTTTGCACGTTTCTGCCCCTCACCTTTTAACCTTTGCCCTCCAGGCCCTGGACGAGCTCCGACGGAAGCGGCGCAGCCTGGCCGCCTTCCGGGCACAGATGGGCGAGCTGGAGCTGTCCGTGATCCGCCAGCAGGCGCTGGTCTACAAACACCTGAGCCCCGCTGACAGGTGCGCTAATGGCTAGCCTTAGCctccatgtgtgtttgtgtgtgcgtgtgggcgcATGTGGCAATGTGTACCTATGTGCTTGTTTGttgatatgtgtgtgtttgcctgtATTGTGAAAGGGCCATTctgtgcgggcgggcgggcgggcgcacgTATGTTTGTGCGTGTCCTCGTGCTTGACCCTCTGTGTGCGCAGGCTGGAGGCGGAGCAGCTGGAGTCGCTACGTTCGTCCGTCAGAGAGGAACTGCTGGAGTTGGAACAGCGGCTGGACGACAAAGTGATGGAGCTGACGGAAGAGGCGGGGCCATGCCAGGTAAGCAGACACTCGGCCTAGCGCCGCGCCAGCGACTAAGCGGCTCCTCCCCCTCGGCAGGACGCGGACCGGGCGGCGGCCAGCTCGGCGCTCGGAGCCGTGGAGCCGGTCAGTCGAGCACGTTGCACTTGCCCGACGCTGAATTTGCGTTAGGCAGCACCCACGCACGAACGTTAAAGCTAACCATGCTAAGGTGTGCTTGCGCAGGTGTCAGCACTCCTGAGGGAGCAGTTCATCCTCCAATCGGAGCTGAGCTACGATGAGCGCGCCTCCGCGGCCGGCCGGGCCGCCTCGCCCCGTCGGCCCTCGACGCCGGGGGCGGATCCGGTTTGCGACCCGCACAAGCCCGCCGTGTACCGGGCGTCCGTCGATATCACCCCGACGCCGCCCCCTCGCCCCAACAGGCAGCCGGACCGGGACCGGCTCCAGGAGGATGAGGGAGAGAGCAGCAAAGAGGAGGGACCGCACGAGGCCCTGGGCGACGACAACGACTTGAACCGGCTCGTTATGGAGGTAAACGCGCTGAGGTCAAAGGGCAACGTGGATGGAAAATACTCCCCCAGTCATTCACATCTTTTCATCATTATCATTCATGAAGCTCCAATTGGCGGGGGTCATATTTGGGGGGGAAAGGAGTCCAACACAAAATAACAAAGGAATGGAATGGAAAAATAGTTTCCATATTTAAAGAGTGCCCAACTTGTAAAATGTCGCATTGGATAAGCATTATTTGTCCTGCAAGTTGGACTTCTTTCCACCCCCCTCCCACTCGTTTTGTGACGCCGTGGCCTCGTTGTGCTTCAGATCGGTGAGAGCGGCCTGCAGGAAGTGCGGCGGCCGCCGCAGATGTCGGAGGAGCCCTCGCCACCCGGCCGGAGCCTCTAGCCCGCCACGTCCGGACACTGCGGAAGAGCAACACTGAATGTCGAGCACACTGCGCTTGGGCCAGAAACTACGCTGATAGCAAAAGCAGCGGCCGCAAGCGAGGGAAGCgcttgcacctttcctctcttctcttctcctctcctctcctctccgtgcctttattttgctttgtttgctAGTCTAGCCGCTACCAAACCCCGCCAACACTAACCGAGAGCGGAAGGATGAAACCTAA from Syngnathus scovelli strain Florida chromosome 8, RoL_Ssco_1.2, whole genome shotgun sequence includes these protein-coding regions:
- the itprid2 gene encoding protein ITPRID2 isoform X2, producing the protein MLAAEDVAVATMESPAILLDPVLPPDASSAGPTRSAASLRRQAWAKSRDSTWQETQKAQNNAEPLPDCTAESNGDPKKTSEEPALAGLAPNKITCWLDQCRTPLGASLEDQSAPAGKGAARNGCSFEDDLLLGDDANQLECVNKKTGSCLAADRKRTQYKEKAPSMNSTGSGKSSTVSSVSELLDLYEEDPEEILLNLGFGRDEPDMSSKIPSRFFNKSSAARGIDIKVYLGAQLQRMEVENPNYALTSRFRQIEVLTTVANQFIQLYGHVSGQPVQNVGDQGGGGEAGKERSPPSLFQRRKSALNVADRLKKSLSRHNLSAAEEAAPADAPAPTADTDEHVCKKDSRSLATVAEEGDKEQPARYRRLNGEPEPDPTAAAADGSVLEPRAPEKAAAPQLAHLRTENAADSFDMEEIQSNEDEALLARSSRSSADLLRTVSQQSDSSGFAEETSSLDAAAAANLKVQESSDSCDSETTVTSHPSLDAATPISLKQLAVDLPDARADESEPTRGAGQENANAHREGEDHQPPPLLQYKAHQLPKTLAAGGEAPEPSQEKNPPPSDLLHSDPPVLKPPFSGPPTVEPPTSEPPPSDPLISEPSPSDPSTSEPPHSDPSTSEPPPSDPLTSEPLPFDPLTSELPPSNPPPSNPLTSEPPSSDPPPSSDPPPSEPSSDLPTREASSEPPTSEPPSSDPPPSSDPPPSEPSSDLPTREASSEPPTSDPPTLEAPPTNSPRHRPSQADPLGPQAPPPSGHPFHLPASDSPVLRALMRVKERLGEAGPHLSRSRHRGGLPLQRSSSLPSSLLSPTRVVSSVEIQLGQRGRRAFCSQPRYAFRYSQEPCADSPTCISTLVIPKLPESGEPRVPVRSPRSLRSASPPTEWPWITQSVPDLSSAQELFGHYGQGRTPVLSPSPSPRAGSPLSAPPVDQSLLYPYGSLPNLLQQSFPLGGAPHYASLWNVPLGSPPIAQHHYHTAYHSLPQSPPYPGYRQAYQQLSPWSHSLGNGFHPGQSPHPASPYSGHVGQNRSSHPGVGDSPHLAHSHGHNPYPGVGPGPYPGHTVAHGPHPALAPGYGSHAGHILAHDLHPGLGPGYGSHTGHIPAHDLHPGLGPGYGSHTGHIPARDLHPGLGAGYGLNPAHNLAHDPRLGPGYGLRSGSSPASGQVLSGTEMELRRVLHDIRGTVHTLNQRADASDAGPRASRRQALDELRRKRRSLAAFRAQMGELELSVIRQQALVYKHLSPADRLEAEQLESLRSSVREELLELEQRLDDKVMELTEEAGPCQVSALLREQFILQSELSYDERASAAGRAASPRRPSTPGADPVCDPHKPAVYRASVDITPTPPPRPNRQPDRDRLQEDEGESSKEEGPHEALGDDNDLNRLVMEIGESGLQEVRRPPQMSEEPSPPGRSL
- the itprid2 gene encoding protein ITPRID2 isoform X1, which encodes MLAAEDVAVATMESPAILLDPVLPPDASSAGPTRSAASLRRQAWAKSRDSTWQETQKAQNNAEPLPDCTAESNGDPKKTSEEPALAGLAPNKITCWLDQCRTPLGASLEDQSAPAGKGAARNGCSFEDDLLLGDDANQLECVNKKTGSCLAADRKRTQYKEKAPSMNSTGSGKSSTVSSVSELLDLYEEDPEEILLNLGFGRDEPDMSSKIPSRFFNKSSAARGIDIKVYLGAQLQRMEVENPNYALTSRFRQIEVLTTVANQFIQLYGHVSGQPVQNVGDQGGGGEAGKERSPPSLFQRRKSALNVADRLKKSLSRHNLSAAEEAAPADAPAPTADTDEHVCKKDSRSLATVAEEGDKEQPARYRRLNGEPEPDPTAAAADGSVLEPRAPEKAAAPQLAHLRTENAADSFDMEEIQSNEDEALLARSSRSSADLLRTVSQQSDSSGFAEETSSLDAAAAANLKVQESSDSCDSETTVTSHPSLDAATPISLKQLAVDLPDARADESEPTRGAGQENANAHREGEDHQPPPLLQYKAHQLPKTLAAGGEAPEPSQEKNPPPSDLLHSDPPVLKPPFSGPPTVEPPTSEPPPSDPLISEPSPSDPSTSEPPHSDPSTSEPPPSDPLTSEPLPFDPLTSELPPSNPPPSNPLTSEPPSSDPPPSSDPPPSEPSSDLPTREASSEPPTSEPPSSDPPPSSDPPPSEPSSDLPTREASSEPPTSDPPTLEAPPTNSPRHRPSQADPLGPQAPPPSGHPFHLPASDSPVLRALMRVKERLGEAGPHLSRSRHRGGLPLQRSSSLPSSLLSPTRVVSSVEIQLGQRGRRAFCSQPRYAFRYSQEPCADSPTCISTLVIPKLPESGEPRVPVRSPRSLRSASPPTEWPWITQSVPDLSSAQELFGHYGQGRTPVLSPSPSPRAGSPLSAPPVDQSLLYPYGSLPNLLQQSFPLGGAPHYASLWNVPLGSPPIAQHHYHTAYHSLPQSPPYPGYRQAYQQLSPWSHSLGNGFHPGQSPHPASPYSGHVGQNRSSHPGVGDSPHLAHSHGHNPYPGVGPGPYPGHTVAHGPHPALAPGYGSHAGHILAHDLHPGLGPGYGSHTGHIPAHDLHPGLGPGYGSHTGHIPARDLHPGLGAGYGLNPAHNLAHDPRLGPGYGLRSGSSPASGQVLSGTEMELRRVLHDIRGTVHTLNQRADASDAGPRASRRQALDELRRKRRSLAAFRAQMGELELSVIRQQALVYKHLSPADRLEAEQLESLRSSVREELLELEQRLDDKVMELTEEAGPCQDADRAAASSALGAVEPVSALLREQFILQSELSYDERASAAGRAASPRRPSTPGADPVCDPHKPAVYRASVDITPTPPPRPNRQPDRDRLQEDEGESSKEEGPHEALGDDNDLNRLVMEIGESGLQEVRRPPQMSEEPSPPGRSL